Proteins encoded in a region of the Diospyros lotus cultivar Yz01 chromosome 9, ASM1463336v1, whole genome shotgun sequence genome:
- the LOC127810707 gene encoding glucuronoxylan 4-O-methyltransferase 1: MRPKSQNPLNFKLLLIGVFLAFLLLFVLRSRFSSSDESPSPISQTSIFPKASHSLKDAKPSNCSSTCTKIPPSLAQALVHYSASSITPQQTLKEISVTAKVLQRKSPCNFLVFGLGHDSLMWSMLNYGGRTIFLEEDASWIEQIKLRFPMLESFHVTYDSKVNQADDLLQVGKGPECTAVGDTRYSMCQLALKGLPSEVYETKWDLIMVDAPTGYHEEAPGRMSAIYTAGMMARNRDDGETDVFVHDVNRDVEDKFSREFLCDGYLRKQQGRLRHFRVPSHRGSLPKPYCP; encoded by the coding sequence atgagGCCGAAGAGCCAGAATCCCCTGAACTTTAAGCTTCTGCTCATCGGTGTCTTCCTAGCTTTCCTTCTCCTCTTCGTGTTGAGATCGCGCTTCTCATCTTCGGATGAGAGCCCGTCTCCAATCTCTCAGACTAGTATTTTCCCAAAAGCCTCACATTCATTGAAAGATGCAAAGCCATCCAACTGCTCATCAACCTGCACCAAAATCCCACCTTCCCTGGCTCAAGCTCTCGTCCACTACTCAGCCTCAAGCATCACCCCACAACAAACCCTCAAGGAAATCTCAGTGACAGCCAAGGTTTTGCAGAGGAAGTCCCCCTGCAACTTCCTAGTCTTCGGCCTAGGCCACGACAGCCTAATGTGGAGCATGCTAAACTATGGAGGGCGGACCATTTTCCTCGAGGAAGATGCGAGCTGGATCGAGCAAATCAAGCTGAGATTCCCCATGTTGGAATCGTTTCATGTGACTTATGACAGCAAAGTGAACCAAGCCGATGATCTGCTGCAAGTTGGCAAGGGTCCTGAATGCACTGCAGTTGGTGACACTAGGTACTCAATGTGCCAGCTTGCCCTGAAAGGGCTGCCGAGTGAAGTTTATGAAACAAAGTGGGATCTGATCATGGTGGATGCTCCAACAGGGTACCACGAGGAGGCTCCCGGGAGGATGAGTGCCATATACACTGCCGGCATGATGGCTAGGAACCGCGATGATGGAGAGACCGATGTGTTTGTGCACGACGTGAACAGGGATGTTGAGGATAAGTTCTCTAGGGAATTCTTGTGTGATGGGTACCTGAGGAAACAACAAGGGAGGCTAAGGCATTTCAGGGTCCCAAGTCACAGGGGTAGCCTGCCCAAGCCCTACTGCCCTTGA
- the LOC127810480 gene encoding ras-related protein RABD1 translates to MSNEYDYLFKLLLIGDSAVGKSCLLLRFADDSYVDSYISTIGVDFKIRTVELDGKTIKLQIWDTAGQERFRTITSSYYRGAHGIIIVYDVTDMESFNNVKQWLNEIDRYANDTVCKLLVGNKCDLVENKVVDTQMAKAFADELGIPFLETSAKDSINVEQAFLTMAGEIKKKMGNQPSVNKSGSHVQIKGQPIQQKNNCCG, encoded by the exons ATGAGCAACGAATA CGACTATCTGTTCAAGCTTTTGTTAATCGGAGACTCTGCAGTCGGAAAATCATGCCTCCTCCTCCGATTTGCT GATGATTCATATGTAGACAGTTACATTAGCACCATTGGAGTTGATTTC AAAATTAGGACTGTGGAGCTGGATGGAAAGACAATCAAGTTGCAGATC TGGGATACTGCTGGACAAGAGCGATTTCGGACTATAACTAGCAGTTATTACCGAGGGGCACATGGCATCATT ATTGTCTATGATGTGACTGACATGGAGAGCTTCAACAATGTCAAACAATGGCTGAATGAGATTGATAGATATGCAAATGACACTGTATGTAAGCTTTTAGTTGGGAACAAATGTGATTTAGTCGAGAACAAAGTTGTGGACACACAAATGGCAAAG GCTTTTGCAGATGAGCTAGGGATTCCTTTCCTCGAGACCAGCGCGAAGGACTCGATCAATGTGGAGCAAGCTTTCTTGACTATGGCTGGCGAGATCAAGAAAAA GATGGGGAACCAGCCAAGTGTAAACAAGTCAGGAAGCCATGTTCAGATAAAGGGGCAGCCAATCCAACAGAAGAACAATTGCTGTGGTTAA
- the LOC127810286 gene encoding elongation factor 1-gamma-like: MALVLHAGKTNKNAFKALIAAEYSGVQVELVPNFEVGANKTPEFIKMNPIGKVPVLETPDGPIFESNAIARYITRLKPDNPLYGSALIDYARIEQWIDFASLEIDPNILNWYRPRMGYGVYLPPVEEAAISALKRALGALNTHLALNTYLVGHAVTLADIILTCNLFLGFTHLMTKSFTAEFPHVERYFWTLINQPNFKKVLGEVKQSDKVLPVPSVKKPSKPKEAAKSKPKEEPKKEVKKEAAQPAAEAGEEEEAPKPKPKNPLDLLPPSKMILDEWKRLYSNTKTNFREVAIKGFWDMYDPEGYSLWFCDYKYNDENTVSFVTMNKVGGFLQRMDLARKYAFGKMLVIGSGPPFKVRGLWLFRGQEIPQFVLDECYDMELYDWRKVDIADEAQKERVNQMIEDQEPFEGEALLDAKCFK, from the exons ATGGCGCTG GTGTTGCATGCaggaaaaacaaacaaaaatgcTTTCAAAGCACTCATTGCTGCAGAGTACAGTGGTGTCCAAGTTGAACTGGTCCCAAACTTTGAGGTGGGTGCAAATAAAACCCCAGAGTTTATCAAGATGAACCCCATTGGGAAG GTTCCTGTGCTGGAAACTCCTGATGGACCCATTTTTGAGAGCAATGCCATTGCACGTTACA TTACTCGCTTGAAGCCTGACAACCCTCTTTATGGCTCTGCATTGATAGATTAT GCCCGTATTGAACAGTGGATTGACTTTGCTTCATTGGAGATTGATCCAAATATTTTGAATTGGTACAGACCAAGAATGGGATACGGAGTTTACCTTCCTCCA GTTGAGGAAGCTGCTATTTCTGCGCTGAAGAGAGCCCTTGGTGCTTTGAACACACATTTGGCTTTAAACACCTACCTAGTTGGTCATGCTGTGACTTTGGCCGACATTATATTGACTTGTAACTTGTTTTTGGGATTCACCCACCTTATGACTAAGAGCTTCACTGCTGAGTTCCCTCATGTTGAGAGATACTTTTGGACTCTGATTAATCAACCAAATTTCAAAAAGGTACTGGGTGAGGTAAAGCAGTCTGATAAGGTCCTGCCGGTTCCATCTGTGAAGAAGCCTTCCAAGCCTAAAGAAGCTGCTAAATCAAAGCCTAAGGAAGAGCCAAAGAAGGAAGTTAAGAAGGAAGCTGCCCAGCCTGCAGCAGAAGCTGGTGAGGAAGAGGAGGCaccaaaacccaaaccaaagAATCCACTTGATCTACTTCCCCCAAGTAAGATGATACTGGATGAGTGGAAAAGGCTTTACTCAAATACCAAGACCAATTTCCGCGAAGTTGCAATTAAAG GTTTCTGGGACATGTATGATCCCGAGGGGTATTCGCTTTGGTTCTGCGACTACAAGTACAACGACGAGAATACAGTCTCATTTGTTACTATGAACAAGGTCGGTGGATTTCTTCAACGGATGGATCTGGCACGCAAATACGCGTTCGGGAAGATGTTGGTGATTGGGTCGGGGCCCCCATTCAAGGTGAGGGGACTGTGGCTTTTCCGTGGCCAGGAAATCCCGCAGTTTGTGCTGGACGAGTGCTATGATATGGAGCTGTATGACTGGAGAAAGGTTGACATCGCGGACGAAGCCCAGAAGGAAAGGGTCAACCAGATGATAGAGGACCAGGAGCCCTTCGAGGGGGAGGCTCTTTTGGATGCCAAGTGCTTCAAGTAA
- the LOC127810371 gene encoding uncharacterized protein LOC127810371 produces the protein MIGISRRRSFRFLLLFVSISLQFFAGLSDDSSSSKEKTKADKKATHHTSTGSKIVIICLVLVVVVLLSFGLFKLWQKKKREEQYARLLKLFEEDDELELELGLRD, from the exons ATGATTGGGATCTCAAGAAGGAGATCGTTCCGCTTCCTGCTACTGTTCGTGTCAATTTCTCTGCAATTCTTTGCAG GCTTGTCAGATGATTCATCAAGTTCCAAAGAGAAGACAAAGGCTGATAAGAAAGCTACTCACCACACTAGCACTGGGTCCAAAATAGTTATCATATGCCTTGTGCTTGTGGTAGTTGTGCTTTTATCATTTGGCCTCTTCAAAttgtggcaaaagaaaaaacGTGAAGAGCAGTATGCCCGTCTGTTAAAGTTGTTTGAAGAGGATGATGAACTAGAGCTTGAACTTGGCCTCCGGGATTGA